One Actinoplanes missouriensis 431 DNA segment encodes these proteins:
- a CDS encoding Rv0361 family membrane protein encodes MFLRWIRVRGVGAGWSGSEPLEVGAVVTSDGNQPAGGGGGARGGAVGGLKRGRLRSRRARLVLALTAGVVGLLCLGGAGIFFVLYDDATKIERTSPESAVNDFLGAFAASRNDSDAALYQCKSGGDFASLTDFRSDTEQREKEFAVGISITWSITKVATVEKNSVVTADLTRTIKTQGGRDGSTWQFAVVDEDGWRVCGATKIT; translated from the coding sequence ATGTTCTTGAGGTGGATTAGGGTTCGTGGTGTGGGGGCGGGTTGGAGCGGGTCGGAGCCCTTGGAGGTCGGAGCCGTGGTGACGTCGGACGGAAATCAGCCTGCTGGTGGCGGAGGTGGCGCGAGGGGTGGCGCCGTTGGCGGGCTGAAGAGGGGGCGTTTGCGGAGCCGTCGCGCGCGGCTGGTCCTGGCGTTGACTGCTGGTGTTGTGGGGTTGTTGTGCTTAGGCGGAGCCGGCATCTTCTTCGTCTTGTATGACGACGCCACAAAGATCGAAAGGACCTCTCCAGAGAGCGCCGTGAACGACTTCCTAGGCGCCTTCGCGGCGAGCCGAAACGATAGCGATGCCGCGCTCTATCAATGTAAATCCGGCGGAGATTTTGCATCACTTACAGACTTTCGCAGTGACACCGAGCAGCGGGAAAAGGAATTTGCCGTAGGTATTTCTATCACCTGGTCTATCACTAAAGTCGCGACCGTAGAGAAAAATAGCGTTGTGACAGCCGACTTAACCCGAACCATCAAGACTCAGGGTGGGCGGGATGGCAGTACGTGGCAATTCGCGGTGGTGGACGAAGACGGGTGGCGTGTTTGCGGCGCCACGAAGATCACGTAG